From Microcystis aeruginosa NIES-2549, a single genomic window includes:
- a CDS encoding aminotransferase class I/II-fold pyridoxal phosphate-dependent enzyme, producing the protein MPSSESAPLLAQLQRKVNSLDVPFYAPGHKQGEGIGEDLSNLLGKNVFKADLPELPDLDNLFAPTGVIKEAQILAAETFGADKSWFLVNGSSCGIIAAILATCDEGDKIILARNIHKSAISGLILSGAQPIFINPEYNPTIDLNLNITPQSLANALKLHPDAKAVMVVSPTYQGVCCDLETIAQITDHYSIPLLVDEAHGAHFAFHPDLPPAALSLGADMAIQSTHKVLGALTQASMLHLKGDRISSEKVDRALQLVQTTSPSYLLLASLDSARKQMATQGLDLLTKTLDLAATARKELDKIPNISVLDFPHSIPGCHWFDRTRLTVIVKDFGLTGYEIDDILREKYAVTAELPTLSQLTFIISIGNHREHINRLITAFQCLQSPCSTSLPPTPPPVTANSAISPRKAFFAPTEIVSRKNALDRLSADVICPYPPGIPVLMPGELISQEILDYLQTILDLGGTITGGSDDNFATFRVLK; encoded by the coding sequence ATGCCTTCGTCAGAATCCGCTCCGTTATTAGCACAACTGCAAAGAAAAGTCAATAGTTTAGATGTACCATTTTATGCTCCAGGGCATAAGCAGGGGGAAGGAATCGGGGAAGATTTAAGTAATTTACTGGGAAAAAACGTCTTTAAAGCCGATTTACCCGAATTACCCGACCTTGATAATTTGTTTGCCCCGACGGGAGTGATTAAAGAAGCGCAAATTTTAGCAGCCGAGACATTTGGGGCAGATAAAAGCTGGTTTTTGGTCAATGGTTCCAGTTGTGGCATTATTGCGGCGATTTTAGCCACTTGCGACGAGGGAGATAAAATTATTTTGGCGAGAAATATTCATAAATCGGCAATTTCGGGCTTAATTCTCTCCGGGGCGCAACCTATCTTTATCAATCCCGAATATAATCCCACTATCGATCTAAATTTAAATATAACCCCCCAATCCCTCGCAAATGCCCTGAAACTCCATCCCGATGCCAAAGCGGTGATGGTAGTCTCTCCCACCTATCAAGGGGTTTGCTGTGACTTAGAAACTATCGCCCAGATTACCGATCATTATTCCATCCCGCTGCTCGTTGATGAGGCTCACGGGGCCCATTTTGCCTTTCATCCCGATTTACCTCCGGCTGCCCTCTCTCTCGGCGCCGATATGGCTATTCAGTCCACCCATAAGGTTTTAGGGGCCTTAACTCAAGCATCGATGTTACACTTAAAAGGCGATCGCATTAGTTCCGAAAAAGTCGATCGAGCCTTACAATTAGTTCAGACCACTAGCCCTAGTTATTTGCTTCTCGCCTCCCTTGATAGTGCTAGAAAGCAAATGGCGACGCAAGGCCTAGATTTACTAACCAAAACCCTCGATTTAGCCGCTACTGCCCGAAAAGAACTCGATAAAATCCCTAATATCTCTGTTTTAGACTTTCCCCATTCTATCCCGGGTTGTCACTGGTTCGATCGCACTCGTTTAACGGTAATCGTCAAAGATTTTGGCTTAACTGGTTACGAAATAGACGATATTTTGCGAGAAAAATACGCTGTCACGGCGGAATTACCGACTTTAAGCCAACTTACTTTTATTATCTCCATCGGCAATCATCGCGAACACATTAATCGCCTAATTACTGCTTTTCAATGCCTTCAATCCCCTTGCTCTACCAGTTTACCCCCCACTCCTCCTCCAGTCACGGCAAATTCGGCTATTTCTCCTAGAAAGGCTTTTTTTGCCCCTACAGAGATAGTATCCCGGAAAAATGCCCTCGATCGTCTTAGTGCCGATGTTATCTGTCCCTATCCCCCCGGTATTCCCGTTTTGATGCCGGGAGAGTTAATTTCTCAGGAAATCCTCGACTATCTGCAAACTATTTTAGACCTCGGTGGCACGATTACTGGCGGTAGTGATGATAATTTTGCAACTTTTAGGGTTTTAAAATAA
- the pyrH gene encoding UMP kinase: protein MAYKRVLLKLSGEALMGNLGYGIDPMVVSAIAQEISEVVDQGIQLAIVVGGGNIFRGVKAASAGMDRATADYIGMIATVMNAMTLQDALERAQVPTRVLTAIAMQELAEPYIRRRAIRHLEKGRVVVFGAGSGNPFFTTDTTAALRAAEIDAEVVFKATKVDGVYDSDPSHNPNARRFQSLTYGHVLTHDLRVMDGTAIALCKENNIPIVVFDLSVTGNIVRAVKGEPVGTLVGGFCEVS from the coding sequence ATGGCGTACAAGCGGGTATTATTAAAACTGAGTGGGGAGGCCCTGATGGGCAATCTCGGCTATGGGATCGACCCGATGGTGGTTTCCGCTATCGCTCAGGAAATCTCCGAAGTGGTTGACCAAGGCATCCAATTGGCGATCGTGGTCGGTGGCGGCAATATTTTTCGCGGGGTGAAAGCCGCCTCGGCCGGCATGGATCGGGCTACGGCCGATTATATTGGTATGATAGCAACAGTCATGAACGCCATGACCTTGCAGGATGCCCTAGAACGAGCGCAAGTACCGACCAGGGTATTAACGGCGATCGCTATGCAGGAATTAGCTGAACCCTACATCCGCCGGCGGGCCATCCGTCATCTGGAAAAAGGTCGGGTGGTGGTTTTCGGTGCGGGATCGGGTAATCCTTTCTTTACCACCGATACCACGGCAGCCCTGCGCGCTGCCGAAATCGATGCGGAAGTGGTGTTTAAAGCGACGAAAGTGGATGGGGTTTATGATTCCGATCCCTCTCACAACCCTAACGCGCGACGCTTTCAAAGTCTCACCTACGGTCATGTGCTGACCCATGATCTGCGGGTGATGGACGGAACTGCGATCGCTCTGTGCAAGGAAAATAATATCCCGATAGTCGTTTTCGATCTGTCGGTGACAGGTAATATTGTTCGCGCTGTCAAAGGTGAACCCGTTGGAACATTGGTAGGAGGATTCTGTGAAGTTAGCTGA
- the frr gene encoding ribosome recycling factor yields the protein MQKTVESTQRGFNTIRTGRANASLLDRIMVQYYGMETPLKSLATISTPDATTIAIQPFDRTSMGAIEKAISLSDVGLTPSNDGQTIRLNIPPLTSDRRKELVKSVAKLAEEGKVAIRNIRRDAIDAIRKQEKSHEISEDESRDLQDQVQKSTDKFIAKIEDLLATKEKDIMTV from the coding sequence ATGCAGAAAACCGTCGAATCAACCCAGAGAGGTTTTAATACGATTCGTACTGGCCGGGCAAATGCTTCTCTTTTAGATCGGATCATGGTGCAGTATTATGGCATGGAAACTCCCCTCAAGTCCCTGGCCACTATTAGCACTCCCGACGCAACCACGATCGCTATTCAACCCTTCGATCGTACCAGTATGGGGGCGATCGAAAAGGCGATTTCTCTCTCGGACGTGGGTTTAACCCCCAGTAATGACGGTCAGACCATTCGTTTGAATATCCCTCCCCTCACTAGCGATCGCCGCAAGGAATTGGTCAAATCGGTGGCGAAATTGGCCGAAGAGGGAAAGGTGGCGATCCGCAATATTCGCCGGGATGCGATCGATGCTATCCGTAAACAGGAGAAAAGTCACGAGATTTCTGAGGATGAATCCAGGGATTTACAGGATCAGGTGCAGAAATCCACCGATAAATTTATCGCCAAAATCGAGGATTTATTAGCGACAAAAGAAAAAGATATCATGACGGTTTAA
- a CDS encoding nucleotidyltransferase family protein, with the protein MKRYQLLQEKRENIIKIARKHGAFNILIFGSVARGEDGNDSDIDFLVEMEQGRNLLDRIGLIQDLEDYLGCKVDVATINSLRDCFRERIMKEVIPL; encoded by the coding sequence ATGAAACGCTATCAACTTCTTCAAGAAAAACGAGAGAATATTATAAAAATTGCTCGAAAACATGGAGCATTTAATATTCTAATATTTGGATCAGTTGCCAGAGGAGAAGACGGTAATGACAGTGATATTGACTTTTTAGTAGAAATGGAACAAGGGCGCAACTTATTAGATAGAATTGGTTTAATTCAAGACTTAGAAGATTATTTAGGCTGTAAGGTTGATGTGGCTACTATTAACAGTTTACGAGATTGTTTTCGGGAAAGAATCATGAAAGAGGTGATTCCTTTATGA
- a CDS encoding Rpn family recombination-promoting nuclease/putative transposase → MYDNVCRILASLFSRDIATWLIGEPITLTELEPTELLLDPIRVDSLIFLQSEDLILHIEFQTDPKEDIPFRMADYRLRIYRRFPRKRVYQVVIYLRKNQSAAVKINTFELLELQHRYNVVRLWEVPSETFLDVSGLLPFAVLSQTDNPEKVLQQVARQIEKISDNIERNNIAASTGIIAGLVLNQSIIKRLLKEEIMKESVIYQEILAKGITEGEILGFKKGEANLILKQINRRVGNISTDWVNKIQELSLEQLEDLGEALLDFTSQSDLINWFNYLEENKKNIR, encoded by the coding sequence ATGTATGATAATGTTTGTCGAATCTTAGCGTCACTTTTTTCAAGGGATATAGCCACTTGGTTAATCGGAGAACCGATTACATTAACCGAGTTGGAACCGACTGAGTTACTGCTAGATCCAATTAGAGTAGATAGTTTGATTTTTTTACAATCAGAAGACTTAATTCTTCACATCGAATTTCAGACAGATCCGAAAGAAGATATTCCTTTTAGAATGGCTGATTATCGTCTGAGGATTTATCGTCGGTTTCCTCGAAAAAGAGTTTATCAAGTGGTTATTTATCTGAGAAAAAATCAATCTGCTGCTGTCAAAATTAATACCTTTGAGTTATTAGAACTACAACATCGTTATAATGTAGTTAGACTCTGGGAAGTTCCCAGTGAAACTTTTCTAGATGTATCAGGTTTACTTCCGTTTGCGGTGTTGTCTCAAACTGATAATCCAGAAAAAGTATTACAACAAGTAGCTCGTCAAATTGAAAAAATTTCTGATAACATAGAGAGAAATAACATTGCTGCCTCAACTGGTATTATTGCAGGGTTAGTTTTAAATCAATCTATCATTAAAAGATTACTCAAGGAGGAAATTATGAAGGAATCGGTTATTTATCAAGAAATTCTCGCTAAAGGAATCACAGAAGGTGAGATTTTAGGCTTTAAAAAAGGCGAAGCCAATCTAATTCTTAAACAAATTAATCGCCGAGTTGGTAATATTTCAACTGATTGGGTCAACAAAATTCAAGAATTATCTTTAGAACAATTAGAAGATTTAGGAGAAGCTTTATTAGATTTTACCTCTCAATCTGATTTAATTAACTGGTTTAATTATCTTGAAGAAAATAAAAAAAATATTAGATAG
- the cbiD gene encoding cobalt-precorrin-5B (C(1))-methyltransferase CbiD — MSISPPRSGYTLPVFACASAIASLQHLHGENELNSVTFNLLEPPEAVTIAIEQVARLNPDAALAITRSDPGDNLDLTRNTPIWALVEIKTGNQEIEIQGGEGIGLQIDNGGKSAIYSYAQRLLQENLRPLLLPQESIKVTIILPEGKKLATRTSNAAFGVVEGLSLLGTTGISQPLSAPGQLEIFREQLKILSRRFDRLVFCIGENGLDLATQMGINPDILVKTANWIGPMLLEAQLQGISEILLFGYHGKLIKLAGGIFQTHHHLADGRREILTAYAAKMGLATPHLRQIFDSSTSENGLEYLRQLDQQTGDNWVERIYGEMANTIDRRCQEYVYNHSNGHLGVGCILFDRSRSLISKSENGLKFLQNL, encoded by the coding sequence ATGTCTATCTCCCCACCCCGTTCCGGTTACACTTTACCAGTTTTTGCCTGTGCCAGTGCGATCGCATCTCTCCAGCATCTCCACGGCGAAAATGAGCTAAATTCCGTTACTTTTAATCTTTTAGAACCGCCAGAAGCCGTTACAATTGCCATCGAACAAGTTGCCCGACTCAACCCCGATGCTGCCCTAGCCATCACCCGCAGCGATCCGGGGGACAATTTAGATTTAACTAGAAATACCCCTATATGGGCGTTAGTAGAAATAAAGACGGGTAATCAAGAGATAGAGATTCAAGGCGGCGAAGGAATCGGCCTACAGATTGATAATGGTGGAAAATCAGCTATTTATAGTTATGCCCAGCGTCTGCTGCAAGAAAACCTCAGACCCCTGTTACTGCCCCAAGAAAGCATCAAAGTGACGATTATCCTGCCGGAAGGCAAAAAACTGGCCACAAGGACTTCTAACGCCGCTTTTGGGGTGGTAGAGGGATTATCTTTGTTGGGTACCACTGGCATTTCCCAACCCCTGAGCGCTCCCGGACAGTTGGAAATCTTTCGCGAGCAATTAAAAATTTTATCCCGTCGTTTCGATCGCTTGGTGTTTTGTATCGGGGAAAATGGCTTAGATTTAGCCACTCAAATGGGCATTAATCCTGATATTTTGGTAAAAACAGCCAATTGGATCGGGCCGATGTTATTAGAGGCACAATTACAGGGAATCTCTGAAATTCTTTTGTTTGGTTATCACGGTAAATTAATTAAACTTGCCGGGGGAATCTTTCAGACTCACCATCATCTGGCCGATGGTCGTCGGGAAATTCTCACCGCCTACGCCGCTAAAATGGGTTTAGCTACCCCCCATCTCCGGCAAATTTTTGACAGTAGCACCAGCGAAAACGGTCTGGAATATCTGCGTCAATTAGACCAGCAAACGGGCGATAATTGGGTGGAACGCATCTATGGAGAAATGGCTAATACTATTGATCGCCGTTGCCAAGAATACGTTTATAACCACAGTAACGGTCATCTTGGGGTCGGTTGTATTTTATTTGATCGCTCTCGTTCTTTGATCAGCAAAAGCGAAAATGGCCTTAAATTTTTGCAAAATCTATAA
- the guaA gene encoding glutamine-hydrolyzing GMP synthase, which translates to MTTQTPLPTPQETLPSESFTNSLNRQIIIILDFGSQYSELIARRIRETNVYSEVLSYRTSAEQLAQINPKGIILSGGPNSVYDPGAPHCDPEIWNLGVPILGVCYGMQLMVQQLGGRVERAKRAEYGKASLFINDPTDLLTNVDNGSTAWMSHGDSCVELPPGFQILAHTDNTDCAAIADHQKKLFGVQFHPEVVHSVGGIALIRNFVYHICKCEPTWTTEAFVEESIREIRAKVGDKRVLLALSGGVDSSTLAFLLHRAIGDQLTCMFIDQGFMRKGEPERLMQIFNEQFHIRVEYVNARERFLAQVAGVTDPEEKRRRIGHEFIQVFEEESNRLGPFDYLAQGTLYPDVIESADSNVDPKTGERVAVKIKSHHNVGGLPKNLRFKLVEPLRKLFKDEVRKLGRSIGLPEEIVRRQPFPGPGLAIRILGEVTADKLNILRDADWVVRDEINKQGMYHDFWQAFAVLLPVRSVGVMGDQRTYAYPIVLRLVSSEDGMTADWSRVPYDLLETISNRIVNEVKGVNRVVYDITSKPPGTIEWE; encoded by the coding sequence GTGACAACTCAAACCCCCCTTCCTACCCCTCAAGAGACTTTGCCCTCAGAGTCCTTCACTAATAGCCTTAATCGTCAAATAATCATCATTCTTGACTTTGGCTCCCAGTATTCTGAATTAATCGCCCGCAGAATCAGGGAAACGAACGTTTACTCCGAAGTTCTCTCCTATCGTACCAGTGCCGAACAATTGGCCCAAATCAACCCGAAAGGAATAATTCTTTCGGGCGGTCCCAATTCCGTCTATGATCCGGGGGCGCCCCACTGTGATCCCGAAATTTGGAATTTAGGTGTACCCATCCTCGGAGTTTGCTACGGGATGCAATTGATGGTACAGCAGTTAGGGGGCAGGGTAGAACGGGCAAAACGGGCCGAATACGGCAAAGCATCCCTATTTATCAACGATCCTACCGATTTATTAACCAATGTCGACAACGGTTCCACCGCTTGGATGAGTCACGGGGATTCCTGCGTGGAATTGCCCCCAGGTTTTCAAATTCTCGCTCATACCGATAATACCGATTGTGCGGCCATTGCCGATCACCAGAAAAAACTCTTTGGAGTGCAGTTTCACCCGGAAGTTGTCCATTCTGTGGGAGGAATCGCCTTAATTCGCAATTTCGTCTATCATATCTGCAAATGCGAACCCACTTGGACCACGGAAGCTTTTGTCGAGGAATCGATCCGAGAAATTAGGGCAAAAGTGGGCGATAAGCGAGTTTTATTGGCTTTATCTGGCGGTGTGGACTCCTCTACCTTAGCATTCTTGTTGCATCGAGCGATCGGTGATCAACTAACCTGTATGTTTATCGATCAGGGATTCATGCGTAAGGGTGAACCAGAACGATTAATGCAGATATTTAACGAGCAATTCCATATTAGAGTCGAGTATGTCAACGCTAGAGAGCGATTTTTAGCGCAAGTGGCCGGTGTCACCGATCCCGAAGAAAAGCGCCGTCGTATCGGCCATGAATTTATTCAGGTGTTTGAAGAAGAATCGAATCGTTTGGGACCCTTTGATTATCTGGCCCAAGGAACTTTATATCCCGATGTGATTGAATCGGCCGATAGTAATGTCGATCCCAAAACCGGGGAAAGAGTCGCGGTTAAAATTAAAAGTCATCATAACGTTGGTGGACTGCCGAAAAATCTCCGGTTTAAATTGGTCGAACCCCTGCGAAAATTATTCAAGGATGAGGTGAGAAAATTAGGTCGATCGATCGGTCTTCCGGAAGAAATTGTTCGTCGTCAACCTTTCCCCGGCCCTGGTTTAGCGATTCGCATTTTAGGGGAAGTCACCGCAGATAAATTAAATATTTTGCGCGATGCAGATTGGGTGGTGCGCGATGAGATTAATAAGCAGGGAATGTATCACGATTTCTGGCAAGCTTTCGCGGTTTTATTGCCTGTCCGCAGTGTGGGAGTGATGGGAGATCAACGCACCTACGCTTATCCTATTGTCCTACGTTTAGTCAGCAGTGAAGACGGAATGACTGCCGATTGGTCGCGGGTTCCCTATGATTTATTGGAGACAATTTCTAATCGCATTGTCAATGAAGTTAAGGGAGTTAACCGCGTGGTTTATGATATTACTTCTAAGCCACCCGGAACTATAGAATGGGAGTAG
- a CDS encoding DUF262 domain-containing protein, with protein MAQLEMLEEREEVDFAEEEEDIEGESANQKKLQLKEISETVVAGSDWTTATIRDQLTRENIQLNPRFQRRDAWNITRKSRFIESLILGFPVPLIVLAANNKEKGKFIVLDGKQRLLTILQFYGDSDTPNNSFTLKDLEFLDNLNGCQYQDLKNDFNLNDFLDQLDNQTIRTIVIRNWKTESFLHKIFLRLNVENTPLSSQELRQALHPGGFINFLDDRAIESQALKKIFKSSYPDFRMRDTDTLLRYVAFHYYLSDYRGDVKILLDKTCQNFNQEWEKRSDEIINVVDQFEKAVQTTINIFGEKNFSRLWLYKEGKYRSQFNRAILDVMVFYFCDDLIRAAAEKNKEQIENAFKELLSNPDNEFRNSVEKTTKSIRATYNRFNLWGQALSKVLDINFNIPQMEDNRIIFKGLR; from the coding sequence ATGGCACAGTTAGAGATGTTGGAAGAAAGAGAAGAGGTGGATTTTGCGGAAGAAGAAGAAGATATTGAAGGAGAATCAGCAAACCAAAAAAAGCTACAACTCAAAGAAATCTCCGAGACTGTTGTTGCTGGAAGTGATTGGACTACCGCAACGATCCGCGATCAATTAACTCGAGAAAATATTCAACTCAATCCGCGCTTTCAAAGACGAGATGCTTGGAATATTACTCGTAAAAGTCGATTTATTGAATCCCTAATTCTAGGGTTTCCAGTCCCACTGATTGTCTTAGCTGCTAATAATAAGGAAAAAGGTAAATTTATCGTTCTTGATGGCAAACAACGCCTACTAACAATTTTACAGTTTTATGGTGACAGTGACACACCTAATAATAGTTTTACTTTAAAAGATTTAGAATTTCTAGATAATCTCAATGGCTGCCAATATCAAGATCTAAAAAATGACTTCAATTTAAATGATTTCTTAGACCAACTGGATAATCAAACTATCCGCACGATTGTTATCCGTAATTGGAAAACGGAGAGTTTCCTCCATAAAATTTTTCTGCGTCTCAATGTGGAAAATACCCCTTTGTCTTCTCAAGAATTAAGACAAGCATTACACCCAGGGGGTTTTATTAATTTTTTAGATGATCGAGCGATCGAAAGTCAAGCATTAAAGAAAATATTTAAATCTTCCTATCCCGATTTCCGGATGCGCGACACTGATACACTATTGCGTTATGTAGCTTTTCATTATTATTTATCCGATTATCGCGGTGATGTTAAGATACTTCTAGATAAAACCTGTCAAAATTTCAATCAAGAATGGGAAAAACGCTCAGATGAAATTATCAATGTTGTTGATCAATTTGAAAAAGCTGTCCAAACAACAATTAATATTTTTGGAGAGAAAAACTTTTCTCGTCTCTGGTTATATAAAGAAGGAAAGTATCGAAGTCAGTTCAATCGAGCAATTTTAGATGTGATGGTTTTTTACTTTTGCGATGATCTAATTAGAGCAGCTGCCGAGAAAAACAAAGAACAGATAGAAAATGCTTTTAAAGAATTATTATCTAACCCTGACAATGAATTTAGGAACTCAGTAGAAAAAACTACTAAAAGTATTAGAGCAACTTACAATCGTTTTAATTTATGGGGTCAAGCTTTATCAAAAGTATTAGATATTAACTTCAATATTCCTCAGATGGAAGACAATCGTATTATTTTTAAGGGGTTAAGATAG
- a CDS encoding HEPN domain-containing protein: MPKSLRFRQLTKELNRLKKQFLPRKFSEINEYSERQLALTFAYRVFAHAEIESYLEDRVWDTVQTAKNIWDNQGKASGVLLCVIAFSGQEMEAPPDTLTPLKGKKNLPEDKLKITKKIDIVIRCFKSVIDQNHGIKETNLLKLLLPIGIDSDDLDKVWLANMNTFGEERGEIAHSSAIKTKKPPNPADELERVKQIIQELEKVDQLITNLLK, from the coding sequence ATGCCGAAATCTCTAAGATTTAGACAACTAACCAAAGAATTGAATCGACTAAAAAAACAATTCCTACCTCGTAAATTTAGCGAGATAAATGAATATTCTGAAAGACAATTAGCTTTAACTTTTGCCTATCGAGTTTTTGCTCATGCTGAGATTGAATCTTATCTTGAAGATCGAGTTTGGGATACAGTACAGACAGCAAAAAATATCTGGGATAATCAAGGTAAAGCTAGTGGAGTTTTGTTATGTGTAATCGCTTTTTCTGGTCAAGAAATGGAAGCTCCTCCCGACACCCTTACTCCTCTTAAAGGTAAGAAAAATCTGCCTGAAGATAAACTAAAAATAACTAAAAAAATTGACATAGTGATTAGATGTTTTAAATCAGTTATCGATCAAAATCATGGGATTAAGGAAACTAACCTATTAAAATTACTCTTACCAATCGGCATCGATAGTGATGACTTAGATAAAGTTTGGTTAGCCAATATGAATACTTTTGGAGAAGAACGCGGTGAAATCGCTCATTCTTCGGCAATAAAAACGAAAAAACCGCCTAACCCTGCCGACGAATTAGAAAGAGTTAAACAAATTATTCAAGAATTAGAGAAAGTCGATCAATTGATTACTAATTTGCTCAAGTAA
- a CDS encoding DNA cytosine methyltransferase, whose amino-acid sequence MKHRPIAIDLFAGCGGMSLGLEAAGFDIAVAVEFDAVHSLVHHFNFPYCQTICRDIAKVTSREIWELLKLKGYATDVSLIAGGPPCQGFSLIGKRQIDDPRNSLVFEYLRIVGEIKPKYFIFENVPGMATGKHKQFLEELISEFEAIGYAINQPIKILDASEYGAPQKRRRLILIGSRKDVTMAKYPLAKTVDLNWAKKSAFTSVYDAISDLELIPAFIDTDLGIPASKLDYSGKRKKYSVQPRDIFKLCHQRTVDTKIYGHIGSVHTQRSIDRFILTEPGTVEPKSRFFKLSPTGLCNTLRAGTNSDKGAYTAPRPIHYSIPRCITVREAARLHTFPDWFQFHRTIWHGFREIGNAVIPLLSKELGSSVMGAMNINTANLNRVILEKMPEDLLLYNMSQASNYWGISDDVIPKRKRGVSQR is encoded by the coding sequence GTGAAACATAGACCAATTGCGATCGATTTATTTGCCGGCTGCGGTGGGATGTCCCTTGGTCTAGAAGCGGCGGGATTTGATATTGCTGTAGCGGTGGAGTTTGATGCAGTCCATTCCTTGGTTCATCATTTTAACTTTCCCTATTGTCAAACTATTTGCCGGGATATAGCCAAAGTAACAAGTAGAGAAATATGGGAATTATTAAAACTAAAAGGCTATGCCACCGATGTTAGTTTAATTGCCGGTGGTCCCCCCTGCCAAGGTTTTTCACTGATTGGTAAACGACAAATAGATGATCCTAGAAATTCTCTTGTATTTGAATATCTGCGGATTGTAGGGGAAATTAAACCAAAGTATTTTATCTTTGAAAATGTCCCCGGCATGGCGACGGGTAAACATAAACAATTTTTAGAGGAGTTAATCTCTGAATTTGAAGCTATTGGCTATGCAATCAATCAGCCAATTAAAATCCTTGATGCCAGTGAATACGGCGCACCACAAAAGCGCAGAAGATTAATCTTAATTGGTAGTCGAAAAGACGTGACGATGGCTAAATATCCCCTGGCAAAGACCGTCGATTTGAACTGGGCCAAAAAATCAGCTTTTACCAGCGTCTATGATGCGATTTCAGATTTAGAATTAATACCGGCCTTTATCGATACTGATTTAGGCATACCCGCATCAAAATTAGATTATAGTGGTAAGAGGAAAAAATATTCAGTGCAGCCAAGGGATATTTTTAAACTTTGCCATCAAAGAACAGTAGATACAAAAATCTATGGACATATAGGCTCAGTTCATACCCAAAGATCAATTGATAGATTTATCTTAACCGAACCGGGTACAGTGGAACCAAAAAGTCGCTTTTTCAAGCTTTCTCCCACTGGTTTATGTAACACTCTCCGGGCCGGAACTAATAGTGATAAAGGGGCCTATACTGCTCCTAGACCCATTCACTATTCTATTCCTCGTTGTATTACTGTACGAGAAGCCGCCAGATTACATACATTCCCCGATTGGTTTCAGTTTCACCGCACAATATGGCATGGTTTTCGTGAGATTGGTAACGCAGTTATTCCGCTATTATCGAAAGAACTTGGCTCCTCTGTGATGGGAGCAATGAATATCAATACCGCTAATCTCAACCGAGTTATTTTAGAAAAAATGCCCGAAGACTTATTGCTGTATAATATGTCTCAGGCATCAAACTATTGGGGAATCTCTGACGATGTTATCCCGAAAAGAAAACGAGGTGTCTCTCAGAGATAG